In a single window of the Streptomyces sp. NBC_00094 genome:
- the sigJ gene encoding RNA polymerase sigma factor SigJ: MSTQPDSGYDVRSEPGRDRSEPATEAGPELGAVVGERRHLTDLAYRLLGSLAEAEDAVQETYIRWYAMSPREQAAIASPGAWLTTVAGRICLDVLGSARARRERYVGAWIPEPLPDRSEWAGAADPADRVTLDESVSMAFLIVLESMTPAERVAFVLHDVFRYPFAEIAEIVGRTPAACRQLATSARRRVRAAHAPAAPPAGQAGLVRNFKEAWEAKDIEALVGLLDPEAAMVADGGGLVGTVLHPVEGGEEIAAYLIHIADKVPGMRLLERSVNGRPGLVAQHAGVTVTVAAFDLAGDRVTRIWAVRNPEKLRAWTGTGPDGAILGSGSGGTIL, translated from the coding sequence ATGAGCACACAGCCCGATTCGGGGTACGACGTCCGGTCCGAGCCGGGGCGCGACCGGTCCGAGCCGGCGACGGAGGCGGGGCCGGAGCTCGGCGCCGTCGTCGGCGAGCGGCGTCATCTGACCGACCTCGCCTACCGGCTGCTCGGTTCGCTGGCCGAGGCCGAGGACGCCGTGCAGGAGACGTACATCCGCTGGTACGCGATGTCACCGCGGGAGCAGGCGGCCATCGCGTCGCCCGGCGCCTGGCTGACGACGGTGGCGGGGCGCATCTGCCTCGACGTGCTCGGCTCGGCGCGGGCCCGGCGCGAGCGCTACGTCGGCGCGTGGATACCCGAGCCGCTCCCCGACCGCTCGGAGTGGGCAGGCGCTGCCGATCCCGCCGACCGGGTCACCCTGGACGAGTCGGTGAGCATGGCCTTCCTCATCGTCCTGGAGTCGATGACCCCGGCCGAACGCGTGGCCTTCGTCCTCCACGACGTCTTCCGTTACCCCTTCGCGGAGATCGCCGAGATCGTCGGCCGGACGCCCGCCGCCTGCCGGCAGCTGGCCACCTCGGCCCGCCGGCGCGTGCGGGCCGCGCACGCACCGGCGGCTCCACCGGCCGGGCAGGCCGGACTCGTGCGGAACTTCAAGGAGGCGTGGGAGGCCAAGGACATCGAGGCCCTCGTCGGCCTCCTCGACCCCGAGGCCGCGATGGTCGCCGACGGCGGCGGCCTGGTCGGCACCGTGCTGCATCCGGTCGAGGGCGGCGAGGAGATCGCCGCGTACCTGATCCACATCGCCGACAAGGTCCCGGGAATGCGGCTCCTGGAGCGGTCGGTCAACGGCCGGCCCGGGCTGGTCGCGCAGCACGCCGGCGTGACCGTGACCGTGGCCGCCTTCGACCTCGCCGGAGACCGCGTCACCCGCATCTGGGCGGTCCGCAACCCGGAGAAGCTCCGGGCGTGGACCGGGACGGGACCTGACGGGGCGATCCTGGGGAGCGGGTCCGGCGGGACGATCCTGTAG
- a CDS encoding TetR/AcrR family transcriptional regulator produces the protein MDTIAERGLDGLTMAGLGRQVGMSSGHLLYYFRTKDELLLQTLEWSEGRLGAARSALLSRPGTARERLDGYVDVYVPDGPRDPHWTLWLEVWNRSQNAADDARARQAAIEGAWHRDLVAILAEGISRGEFRAVDPDRFATRTRALLDGFSVHVAVGIPGTGRDQVLSHVREFIEQDLLPRP, from the coding sequence ATGGACACCATCGCCGAGCGCGGGCTCGACGGGCTCACCATGGCCGGGCTCGGGCGCCAGGTCGGGATGAGCAGCGGGCACCTGCTCTACTACTTCCGCACCAAGGACGAGCTGCTGCTCCAGACCCTGGAGTGGAGCGAGGGCCGGCTCGGCGCCGCCCGGAGCGCGCTGCTCTCCCGGCCCGGGACCGCGCGCGAGCGGCTCGACGGGTACGTCGACGTGTACGTGCCCGACGGGCCGCGTGACCCGCACTGGACCCTGTGGCTGGAGGTCTGGAACCGCTCGCAGAACGCCGCCGACGACGCCCGGGCCCGGCAGGCAGCCATCGAGGGGGCCTGGCACAGGGACCTGGTCGCGATCCTCGCCGAGGGCATCTCGCGGGGGGAGTTCCGGGCGGTCGACCCGGACCGGTTCGCCACCCGTACGAGGGCTTTGCTCGACGGCTTCAGTGTGCACGTGGCCGTCGGGATCCCGGGTACGGGACGGGACCAAGTCCTGTCCCACGTACGGGAGTTCATCGAGCAGGACCTGCTGCCGCGACCGTAA
- a CDS encoding MFS transporter, which produces MGREHWKKIWVGSAGNMVEWFDWFVYASFATYFAGSFFPEGNDTAKLMNTAGIFAVGFFMRPVGGWLLGRVGDRKGRKAALTLTVTLMSASALLIAVAPTYAVAGYGGAAVLLVARLLQGLSVGGEYAASATYLTEASAPEHRGFASSFQYVSMTAGQVFGLGLLIVLQRTMSDAALHSWGWRIPFVIGALGAAVVFYLRRTMLETEVYEESAGDGVASGEQGTLKALWAHRREAFLVVALTMGGTVAYYTYTTYLTKYLSNSAGLPKQTATLVSFCALIVFACLQPLAGRLSDRIGRRPLLITFAVGSTLLSVPILAMLKHAGSFWPALGLSLLALLVVTGYTSINACVKAELFPTGIRALGVALPYAIANALFGGTAEYVALWFKNAGIESGFSWYVAGCAAVSLVVYLAMRETRDIDLGRVGASASSVPGRKRDQLPVS; this is translated from the coding sequence ATGGGACGAGAGCACTGGAAGAAGATCTGGGTCGGCTCCGCCGGCAACATGGTCGAGTGGTTCGACTGGTTCGTGTACGCGAGCTTCGCCACCTACTTCGCGGGATCGTTCTTCCCGGAGGGGAACGACACCGCGAAACTCATGAACACCGCCGGCATCTTCGCCGTCGGTTTCTTCATGCGGCCCGTCGGCGGCTGGCTCCTCGGCCGGGTCGGCGACCGCAAGGGCCGCAAGGCGGCGCTCACCCTCACCGTCACCCTGATGTCCGCCTCCGCGCTCCTGATCGCCGTCGCCCCCACCTACGCGGTCGCGGGCTACGGAGGCGCCGCCGTCCTCCTGGTCGCCCGCCTCCTCCAGGGTCTCTCCGTCGGCGGCGAGTACGCCGCGAGCGCCACCTATCTCACGGAGGCCTCGGCCCCGGAGCACCGCGGCTTCGCCTCCAGTTTCCAGTACGTGTCGATGACCGCGGGCCAGGTCTTCGGCCTCGGCCTGCTGATCGTCCTCCAGCGCACGATGTCCGACGCGGCCCTGCACAGCTGGGGCTGGCGCATCCCCTTCGTCATCGGCGCCCTCGGAGCGGCCGTCGTCTTCTACCTGCGCCGCACCATGCTGGAGACGGAGGTGTACGAGGAGAGCGCGGGCGACGGGGTCGCGAGCGGCGAGCAGGGAACCCTCAAGGCGCTCTGGGCGCACCGGCGCGAGGCCTTCCTCGTCGTCGCCCTCACCATGGGCGGGACCGTGGCCTACTACACGTACACCACCTACCTCACCAAGTACCTCTCGAACTCCGCCGGACTCCCCAAGCAGACCGCGACCCTGGTCTCCTTCTGCGCCCTGATCGTCTTCGCCTGCCTCCAGCCGCTGGCAGGCCGGCTCTCCGACCGGATCGGGCGCCGTCCGCTCCTCATCACCTTCGCGGTCGGCTCCACCCTCCTCAGCGTGCCGATCCTGGCGATGCTGAAGCACGCGGGCTCCTTCTGGCCGGCCCTCGGTCTCTCGCTGCTCGCGCTCCTCGTCGTCACCGGCTACACCTCCATCAACGCCTGCGTGAAGGCCGAGCTCTTCCCGACCGGCATCCGCGCCCTCGGCGTCGCCCTCCCGTACGCCATCGCCAACGCCCTCTTCGGCGGCACCGCCGAGTACGTGGCCCTGTGGTTCAAGAACGCCGGGATCGAGTCGGGCTTCTCCTGGTACGTCGCGGGCTGCGCGGCCGTCTCCCTGGTCGTCTATCTCGCGATGCGGGAGACCCGGGACATCGACCTGGGCAGGGTCGGCGCGTCGGCATCGTCCGTGCCGGGCCGGAAACGAGATCAGCTGCCCGTATCGTGA
- the cimA gene encoding citramalate synthase — protein sequence MTTENGESPRLDDRHVDDSFHVFDTTLRDGAQREGINLTVADKLTIARHLDDFGVGFIEGGWPGANPRDTEFFARAQQEIAFKNAQLVAFGATRRAGGNAAEDPQVKALLDSGAPVVCLVAKSHDRHVELALRTTLDENLEMVRDTVSFLTSQGRRVFVDMEHFFDGYKADPDYAKAVVRAAHEAGADVVILCDTNGGMLPAQIQAVVSTVLADTGARLGIHAQDDTGCAVANTLAAVDAGATHVQCTANGYGERVGNANLFPVVAALELKYGKRVLPEGALAEMTRISHAIAEVVNLTPSTHQPYVGVSAFAHKAGLHASAIKVDPDLYQHIDPELVGNTMRMLVSDMAGRASIELKGKELGVDLGDDRALVARVVERVKERELRGYTYEAADASFELLLREEAEGRARRYFRTESWRAIVEDRPDGTHANEATVKLWAKGERIVATAEGNGPVNALDLAMRVALERIYPQLAKFELVDYKVRILEGRHGTESTTRVLVTTSDGNGEWATVGVGENVIAASWQALEDAFTYGLLRAGIDPAE from the coding sequence ATGACCACGGAGAACGGCGAGAGCCCGCGCCTCGACGACCGCCATGTCGACGACAGCTTCCACGTCTTCGACACGACGCTGCGCGACGGGGCGCAGCGTGAGGGCATCAACCTCACGGTCGCGGACAAGCTGACCATCGCGCGCCACCTCGACGACTTCGGCGTGGGCTTCATCGAGGGCGGCTGGCCCGGTGCCAACCCGCGTGACACGGAGTTCTTCGCCCGCGCCCAGCAGGAGATCGCGTTCAAGAACGCGCAGCTCGTCGCCTTCGGCGCCACCCGCAGGGCCGGAGGCAACGCCGCAGAGGACCCGCAGGTCAAGGCGCTGCTCGACTCCGGTGCCCCGGTGGTCTGCCTCGTCGCCAAGTCGCACGACCGGCACGTCGAACTGGCCCTGCGCACGACCCTGGACGAGAACCTGGAGATGGTCCGCGACACCGTCTCCTTCCTGACCTCCCAGGGCCGCCGTGTCTTCGTCGACATGGAGCACTTCTTCGACGGCTACAAGGCCGACCCGGACTACGCCAAGGCCGTGGTCCGCGCCGCGCACGAGGCCGGCGCCGACGTCGTCATCCTCTGCGACACCAACGGCGGGATGCTCCCGGCCCAGATCCAGGCCGTCGTCTCCACCGTCCTCGCCGACACCGGCGCCCGCCTCGGCATCCATGCCCAGGACGACACCGGCTGCGCCGTCGCCAACACCCTCGCCGCCGTCGACGCGGGCGCCACACACGTCCAGTGCACCGCCAACGGATACGGCGAGCGGGTCGGCAACGCCAACCTCTTCCCCGTCGTCGCGGCCCTGGAGCTCAAGTACGGCAAGCGGGTCCTCCCCGAGGGCGCGCTCGCCGAGATGACCCGGATCTCGCACGCCATCGCCGAGGTCGTCAACCTCACGCCCTCCACCCACCAGCCGTACGTCGGCGTCTCCGCCTTCGCGCACAAGGCCGGGCTCCACGCCTCCGCCATCAAGGTCGACCCCGACCTCTACCAGCACATCGACCCCGAGCTCGTCGGCAACACCATGCGGATGCTCGTCTCCGACATGGCCGGCCGCGCCTCGATCGAGCTCAAGGGCAAGGAGCTCGGCGTCGACCTGGGCGACGACCGCGCCCTCGTCGCCCGGGTCGTCGAGCGGGTCAAGGAGCGCGAGCTCCGGGGCTACACGTACGAGGCCGCCGACGCCTCCTTCGAGCTGCTGCTCCGCGAGGAGGCCGAGGGCCGCGCCCGCCGCTACTTCCGTACGGAGTCCTGGCGCGCGATCGTCGAGGACCGCCCCGACGGCACCCACGCCAACGAGGCCACCGTGAAGCTCTGGGCCAAGGGCGAGCGGATCGTCGCCACCGCCGAGGGCAACGGCCCGGTCAACGCCCTCGACCTGGCGATGCGGGTGGCGCTGGAGCGCATCTACCCGCAGCTCGCCAAGTTCGAGCTGGTCGACTACAAGGTCCGCATCCTGGAGGGCCGCCACGGCACCGAGTCCACGACCCGGGTCCTGGTCACCACCAGTGACGGCAACGGCGAGTGGGCGACGGTCGGCGTCGGCGAGAACGTGATCGCGGCCTCCTGGCAGGCCCTGGAGGACGCCTTCACGTACGGGCTCCTGCGCGCGGGGATCGACCCGGCCGAATAA
- a CDS encoding beta-ketoacyl-ACP synthase 3 yields the protein MRPASSTTRRHARIVSVAAYHPVRSVGNAELIESYGLDSTDAWIRARTGIGARGLAGPHETLAHMGARAAERAVRRAGLEGGGIDCVLVATMSHLTGDTSLAREIADRLHPVPRAALDVSAACAGFATGLELARCLVSGGVFGRVLLVGAERMSDIVEAADRTTSVIFGDGAGAVVVEAADEPGISAAAWGSDGAQGDLLSRAPGDPRNPPKGAEGPPYLRMRGPELYRWVMAHVPENAHQALRRAGITAGELDAFIPHQANDRMITGLAKALGLPPTVAVARDVVRRGNTSAASIPLAMEALLGERPELSGGLALLTGFGAGVAYAAQVVRLP from the coding sequence GTGCGTCCGGCCAGCAGCACGACGCGCCGTCACGCGCGGATCGTTTCGGTCGCGGCGTACCACCCGGTCCGCTCCGTCGGCAACGCCGAACTCATCGAGTCGTACGGGCTCGACTCCACCGACGCCTGGATCCGCGCCCGCACCGGCATCGGTGCCCGCGGCCTCGCGGGCCCGCACGAGACCCTCGCCCACATGGGGGCGCGCGCGGCCGAACGGGCCGTGCGGCGGGCGGGCCTCGAAGGGGGCGGCATCGACTGCGTCCTCGTCGCCACGATGAGCCACCTCACGGGCGACACCTCGCTCGCGCGCGAGATCGCCGACCGGCTGCACCCGGTGCCGCGCGCGGCCCTGGACGTCTCCGCCGCGTGCGCAGGCTTCGCCACCGGTCTCGAGCTGGCCCGCTGCCTCGTCTCCGGAGGTGTCTTCGGCCGGGTCCTGCTCGTCGGCGCCGAGCGGATGTCCGACATCGTCGAGGCCGCCGACCGGACCACCAGCGTCATCTTCGGCGACGGTGCGGGCGCGGTGGTCGTCGAGGCCGCCGACGAGCCCGGGATCTCCGCCGCCGCGTGGGGAAGCGACGGGGCGCAGGGCGACCTGCTCAGCCGGGCGCCCGGCGACCCCCGGAACCCGCCGAAGGGCGCCGAGGGGCCGCCGTACCTGCGGATGCGGGGTCCTGAGCTCTACCGCTGGGTCATGGCCCACGTGCCGGAGAACGCCCACCAGGCCCTGCGGCGCGCCGGGATCACCGCGGGGGAGCTCGACGCCTTCATCCCGCACCAGGCCAACGACCGGATGATCACCGGTCTGGCCAAGGCGCTCGGACTGCCCCCGACCGTGGCCGTGGCCAGGGACGTGGTCCGGCGCGGCAACACCTCCGCGGCCTCCATCCCGCTGGCCATGGAGGCCCTGCTGGGCGAGCGGCCCGAACTGTCCGGCGGGCTCGCCCTCCTGACGGGATTCGGCGCGGGCGTCGCGTACGCCGCCCAAGTGGTCCGGCTCCCGTGA
- the dnaN gene encoding DNA polymerase III subunit beta has protein sequence MEFRIESDVLTDAVAWAARVLPPRSPMPVLGGLLLEAAEGRLRVSGLDHEASARVEVEADTLAEGRALVLGRRLLDICKVLPRGRTELVVEGARLTVTSGDARFGLSLLPLDDYPAPPALPEVLGTVDGDAFAAAVGRIAVAAGRDDSLPVLTGIRLALDGSTMTLAATDRYRYAVRTLEWYPDFGRAAAPATPADVVVPARRLTEIARSLAGAGPARLALDAGSIGFESGGTRTTTRLLDGRLPRHDKLFALGDHALAVTERAPLTEAVKRVAVVAEGDSPVQLAFTPSGVHLQAGYEDDVASQHLPGTLAGADSMTVAFNPGYLLDALSSLDAPEARFHLLGPGQRALLTDAEKPTHRHLLMSVKPLV, from the coding sequence ATGGAATTCCGTATCGAAAGCGACGTGTTGACCGACGCCGTGGCCTGGGCCGCGCGCGTGCTGCCGCCCCGCTCCCCGATGCCCGTCCTCGGCGGGCTGCTCCTGGAGGCGGCGGAGGGGCGGCTGCGGGTCTCCGGCCTCGACCACGAGGCGTCCGCCCGCGTCGAGGTCGAGGCCGACACGCTCGCCGAGGGACGGGCCCTGGTACTGGGCCGCCGGCTCCTCGACATCTGCAAGGTGCTGCCGCGCGGCCGTACGGAGCTCGTCGTCGAGGGCGCCCGGCTCACGGTGACCTCGGGCGACGCCCGCTTCGGCCTCTCCCTGCTGCCGCTCGACGACTACCCGGCCCCGCCCGCGCTGCCGGAGGTCCTGGGCACGGTGGACGGGGACGCCTTCGCGGCGGCGGTCGGCCGGATCGCCGTGGCGGCGGGCCGGGACGACTCCCTGCCGGTCCTCACCGGGATACGGCTCGCCCTGGACGGGTCGACCATGACGCTCGCGGCCACCGACCGCTACCGCTACGCGGTCCGCACCCTGGAGTGGTACCCGGACTTCGGCAGGGCGGCGGCGCCCGCCACGCCGGCCGACGTGGTCGTCCCGGCCCGTCGTCTGACCGAGATCGCCCGCTCCCTCGCGGGCGCCGGCCCGGCCCGCCTCGCGCTCGACGCCGGTTCGATCGGCTTCGAGAGCGGGGGCACGCGGACCACCACCCGGCTGCTCGACGGACGGCTCCCCCGCCACGACAAGCTCTTCGCCCTGGGCGACCACGCCCTGGCGGTGACGGAGCGGGCGCCGCTGACGGAGGCCGTCAAGCGGGTCGCGGTGGTCGCCGAGGGCGACAGCCCGGTCCAGCTGGCCTTCACACCCTCGGGAGTCCACCTCCAGGCGGGGTACGAGGACGACGTGGCCTCCCAGCACCTCCCCGGCACCCTCGCCGGGGCGGACTCGATGACGGTCGCGTTCAACCCGGGCTACCTCCTGGACGCGTTGAGCTCCCTGGACGCCCCCGAGGCCCGCTTCCACCTCCTGGGCCCCGGCCAGCGGGCCCTCCTCACCGACGCCGAGAAGCCGACCCACCGGCACCTGCTGATGTCGGTGAAGCCGCTGGTGTGA